One Trueperaceae bacterium genomic window, ATGGGCGACCTTTTAGGAAATCGAAGGTTGTCTTATCAGGATTTACGTATCCACAGCGGGCGCCGCCCTCAATTGACATGTTGCACACTGTCATGCGCTCTTCCATTGTCATGCGGTCGAAAACCTCGCCACCGTACTCATACGCAAAACCAAGTCCTCCCTTTACCCCAAGGTGCCGAATTATGTGCAGGATTACGTCCTTGGCGAAAACCCCTGGTGGCAGTTGGCCATTCACTTCAATCCGTCGTACTTTTAGTTTGGATACGGCAAGAGTCTGAGTCGCGAGGATATCCCGCACTTGACTAGTTCCGATACCTATTGCGATCGCTCCGAATGCTCCGTGTGTACTAGTGTGGGAGTCCCCGCACGCAATTGTGGTACCAGGTTGGGTGATTCCCTGTTCTGGACCAACCATATGCGCTATTCCTTGCTTCCCGCTGGGGAGATCGAATAGTTTGATGCCGTACTGGTCGCAGTTAGCACGTAATTCAGTAATCATCTCATTTGCCAACGAGTCTTCGAATGGTTCAAGTTGCGAAATAGTTGGAACGATATGGTCAACCGTAGCGAATGTGCGTCCGGGCATTTTGACTGATAGATCAAGGTCGCGGAGCATTCCGAAGGCTTGAGGGCTAGTAACTTCATGGATCAGGTGGGTTCCGATTAAAAGTTGAGTCTGTCCATTTGGGAGGGTTCTTACAGTGTGTTTATCCCAAACCTTCTCGAATAGGTTTTTTGCTTTGGACATTGTTACCCTCCTATAATTATGTGTTTCACTGGGTTAATCATTATTTCAATCTTAAGTTTACCTAACTCGTGATAAGTACGAACCAATTGTGAATATCGGACTCTAGCTACTGATAACGTAAAAGTACGATCTACTAATACTGAGTGAAAAGCGGACCGGTTATTGGTCACGGCGTCACCGGCAAGCATAGCGCAGGGTATACGGAACCAAAGGGAGCTGTCAAACAATCTGCTTGAACATTTATGGGGGTTGCGGCGAAGGCTGAAGAAGTATTGTCTGGGTTAGCTTTATTAAGAAACTCGACTGTATATATTCAGTATTTGTTGTTCAACAAACAAGTCCGCGCTAGCTCCCAATATGATAATTTCCTGGGCACTCTTGTAGGATTTTGAGAAAAGGCTTAGGGCCTTCTTACGATAATGTTTTCGAATTTCCGGAGTAGACGAGTGTGTGGA contains:
- the leuC gene encoding 3-isopropylmalate dehydratase large subunit, whose translation is MSKAKNLFEKVWDKHTVRTLPNGQTQLLIGTHLIHEVTSPQAFGMLRDLDLSVKMPGRTFATVDHIVPTISQLEPFEDSLANEMITELRANCDQYGIKLFDLPSGKQGIAHMVGPEQGITQPGTTIACGDSHTSTHGAFGAIAIGIGTSQVRDILATQTLAVSKLKVRRIEVNGQLPPGVFAKDVILHIIRHLGVKGGLGFAYEYGGEVFDRMTMEERMTVCNMSIEGGARCGYVNPDKTTFDFLKGRPYAPNGNKWEQTIELWSSFASDPNCHYDDYIEIQASEIAPTVTWGINPGQAIFIDESIPTVEGSQPEDRESVAEALEHMKLSPGLPIAGTPVDVAFLGSCTNGRLSDFLEVAQLLKGHHVQPGVKAIAVPGSQLVKAACEELGIDRIFREAGFEWREAGCSMCLAMNPDKLIGDQLCASSSNRNFKGRQGSPTGRTILMSPVMVAAAAITGTISDARSVFDVTGGA